The proteins below come from a single Acidimicrobiales bacterium genomic window:
- a CDS encoding sigma-70 family RNA polymerase sigma factor, translated as MTRQFEAHRGHLQAVAYRMLGSLSEAEDAVQEAWLRFNRTDTSDVENLGGWLTTVVSRVALDMLRSRSLRPEAFLDTHVPDPIVILPGTGGPGAGDPEREAMVTDDVGIALDVVLETLAPPERVAFVLHDMFGVPFDAVAEIVGRTPDATRKLASRARQRVQGAAPVPDKNVNRQRKAVDAFFAAAREGDFDALVAVLDPDVVLRSDAGVGRPATLLVRGASTVAGQALTTRPRGTVHPVLVNGGAGVVVLVEGRVVTISAFTVVDGTIVQIDVLQDPDRLAALPLPPGLYPR; from the coding sequence TTGACCAGGCAGTTCGAGGCCCACCGCGGCCACCTGCAGGCGGTGGCGTACCGGATGCTCGGTTCACTGAGCGAAGCCGAGGACGCGGTGCAGGAGGCGTGGCTTCGCTTCAACCGCACCGACACCAGCGATGTCGAGAACCTCGGCGGCTGGCTGACCACCGTCGTGTCCCGGGTCGCCCTGGACATGCTGCGGTCGCGCTCGTTGCGCCCCGAGGCGTTCCTCGACACCCATGTCCCGGACCCCATCGTCATCCTCCCGGGCACCGGTGGTCCCGGTGCCGGGGACCCCGAGCGCGAGGCGATGGTCACCGACGACGTGGGGATCGCCCTGGACGTCGTGCTGGAAACCTTGGCGCCGCCCGAGCGGGTGGCGTTCGTCCTGCACGACATGTTCGGCGTGCCCTTCGACGCGGTCGCCGAGATCGTGGGGCGGACGCCCGACGCCACCCGCAAGCTGGCCAGCCGAGCCCGCCAGCGGGTGCAGGGCGCGGCACCGGTCCCCGACAAGAACGTCAACCGTCAGCGCAAGGCGGTCGACGCCTTCTTCGCCGCGGCCCGGGAGGGCGACTTCGACGCGCTCGTCGCGGTCCTCGACCCGGACGTGGTGCTGCGGTCCGACGCCGGCGTCGGACGTCCGGCCACACTGCTGGTGCGGGGCGCCTCCACGGTCGCCGGGCAGGCACTCACGACCCGGCCCCGGGGCACGGTTCACCCGGTGCTGGTCAACGGGGGCGCCGGCGTCGTCGTCCTGGTGGAGGGCCGGGTGGTCACGATCTCCGCCTTCACCGTGGTCGACGGCACGATCGTTCAGATCGACGTCCTCCAGGACCCCGACCGCCTCGCCGCCCTCCCGCTGCCACCCGGCTTGTACCCACGCTGA